Proteins from one Camelina sativa cultivar DH55 chromosome 8, Cs, whole genome shotgun sequence genomic window:
- the LOC104708356 gene encoding probable pectinesterase 50 isoform X1 produces the protein MGYMSMSVVAFLVFFASPVVLATDTDPIPENRAQIPQWFQNNVKPYSQRKGKLDPALDAAEASRLIITVNQKGGGNFKTINEAIKSIPTGNKNRVIIKLAPGVYNEKVTVDIARPFVTLLGQLGAETVLTYHGTAAKYGTVESATLIVWSDYFQAANLIIRNTAPMPKPGSQGQALAMRINGDKAAFYSCKFYGFQDTLCDDKGNHFFKDCYIEGTYDFIFGRGASLYLNTQLHAVGDGLRVITAQSRSSANEQNGYTFVHCKITGTGTGIYLGRSWMSHPKVIYAFTEMTSVVNPSGWRENFNRKYDKTVFYGEYKCFGPGSHVAKRVPYTQDIDQNEVRPFISLGYIKGSTWLLPAPKY, from the exons atggGTTACATGTCAATGTCCGTGGTTGCATTCCTTGTCTTTTTTGCTTCGCCAGTGGTTCTAGCCACCGATACAGATCCTATTCCAGAAAACAGAGCCCAAATCCCACAATGGTTCCAGAACAACGTTAAACCCTATTCTCAGAGAAAGGGCAAGCTAGACCCCGCCCTCGATGCTGCTGAAGCATCACGACTTATTATCACC GTGAATCAAAAAGGAGGAGGAAACTTTAAGACAATAAACGAAGCAATCAAGAGCATTCCTACAGGAAACAAGAACCGTGTGATCATCAAGTTGGCTCCCGGTGTGTACAATGAGAAGGTCACGGTCGACATAGCTCGACCATTCGTTACGTTGCTTGGTCAACTTGGTGCGGAAACGGTCTTGACTTACCACGGGACAGCCGCTAAGTACGGAACCGTAGAGAGTGCAACTCTTATCGTCTGGTCTGATTATTTTCAGGCAGCTAACCTCATCATTAGA AACACAGCTCCAATGCCGAAACCAGGTTCACAAGGACAAGCTCTAGCTATGAGGATCAACGGAGATAAAGCAGCTTTCTACAGCTGTAAATTCTACGGTTTTCAAGATACTCTCTGCGACGACAAAGGCAACCATTTCTTCAAGGACTGTTACATCGAAGGAACCTATGATTTTATCTTCGGAAGAGGAGCTTCCTTGTACTTG AATACGCAATTGCACGCTGTTGGAGATGGGTTAAGAGTGATCACGGCACAGAGTAGATCAAGTGCGAACGAACAAAACGGATACACGTTCGTGCATTGCAAAATCACTGGAACAGGAACCGGAATTTATTTGGGCCGGTCTTGGATGAGCCACCCAAAAGTCATCTATGCTTTCACAGAGATGACCAGCGTGGTCAACCCATCTGGCTGGAGGGAGAACTTCAACCGTAAATACGACAA GACGGTCTTCTATGGGGAATACAAGTGTTTCGGACCAGGGTCACACGTAGCGAAGAGAGTGCCTTACACCCAAGATATTGACCAAAACGAAGTTAGGCCTTTCATCTCTCTTGGTTACATCAAGGGCTCCACATGGCTACTTCCTGCTCCCAAATACTGa
- the LOC104708357 gene encoding probable pectinesterase 49: MMGYISLSLIALLVVFAPPVVLADDITPIPAEKAQVEPWFKANVQPFPARRGTLDPDLEAAEASPRIITVNQKGGGDFTSVNAAIKSIPVGNKIRVIIKLAPGVYKEKVTVDVGRPFVTLLGKPGAETNLTFHGTSAKYGTVESATLIVWAKYFMAANLHILNTAPMPKPGTQGQALAMRINADKAAFYNCRFYGFQDTLCDDRGNHFFKDCYIEGTYDFIFGRGASLYLNTQLHAVGDGLRVITAHNRQNSNDQSGYSFVHCKVTGVGTGIYLGRAWMSHPKVVYAYTEMSSVVNPSGWQENRVREHDKTVFYGEYMCTGPGSHKAKRVAHTQDIDNKEANHFLSLGYIKGSSWLLPSPVY, from the exons atgatgggTTACATTTCTCTGTCCCTGATTGCATTACTTGTAGTTTTTGCGCCACCGGTGGTTCTAGCCGACGATATAACTCCGATTCCCGCGGAAAAAGCCCAAGTTGAGCCATGGTTCAAGGCCAACGTTCAACCCTTTCCCGCGAGACGAGGCACACTCGACCCCGATCTCGAAGCTGCTGAAGCATCACCACGTATCATCACC GTGAACCAAAAAGGAGGCGGCGATTTTACGTCAGTAAACGCAGCGATCAAGAGCATTCCGGTAGGAAACAAGATCCGTGTGATCATCAAGTTGGCTCCTGGTGTATACAAAGAGAAAGTCACAGTTGACGTAGGCCGACCATTCGTTACATTGCTTGGCAAACCTGGTGCTGAAACCAACTTGACGTTCCATGGAACCTCCGCTAAATACGGCACCGTAGAGAGTGCCACGCTGATCGTCTGGGCCAAATATTTTATGGCAGCCAACTTACACATTTTA AATACTGCTCCGATGCCGAAACCAGGTACACAAGGACAAGCTCTAGCTATGAGGATCAACGCCGATAAGGCTGCTTTCTACAACTGCAGATTCTATGGTTTTCAGGACACTCTTTGCGACGATAGGGGCAACCATTTCTTTAAGGACTGTTACATTGAAGGAacctatgattttattttcggAAGAGGAGCTTCCTTGTACTTG AATACGCAATTGCATGCTGTTGGAGATGGATTAAGAGTGATCACAGCACACAATCGACAGAATTCAAACGACCAAAGCGGGTATTCGTTTGTGCATTGCAAGGTTACTGGAGTCGGAACCGGGATCTACTTGGGTAGGGCTTGGATGAGCCACCCTAAGGTCGTATATGCCTACACTGAGATGTCCAGTGTCGTCAACCCATCCGGATGGCAAGAGAACAGGGTGCGCGAGCATGACAA GACGGTGTTTTATGGAGAATACATGTGCACGGGACCAGGATCACACAAAGCTAAGAGAGTGGCACATACACAAGACATTGACAACAAAGAAGCTAACCATTTCCTTTCCCTCGGCTATATCAAAGGCTCTTCATGGCTTCTCCCTTCTCCCGTTTACTAA
- the LOC104709893 gene encoding uncharacterized protein LOC104709893, which produces MKRRHCEKVLIRIHNIGTPLVSGSSGLPVELVQIESDRPYTIGRRSSGDDRFCDFVIDNGGISRKHCQIIFDSQSRKLNVFDGVILLPSGGFSQVIDEFRRRLVGFEDLEGLKFRASLNGVYVNRVRVGKAKVQEICVGDEVLFVCGKEGLCNKHCRVGFVVQGIEFEGRDALIVEDRCAMIGVSVSSGHSRGTFSSGKRSKRVFAPMENEINSQFCPPKAAVSVVGRLNSLVSYCRHILSSDDPVSCLRLSFISDSVKECSFCCTSKMLRSNVDVVADIREVKSAETNHEMGHGLSGLRVRDGLLSPQSHLGSRLGVSNLISEVENYGADCIFVSDKTKTRLAFDGDKENAPETSCTGKEKSFQSSLQAPGKNFYLNRLQYIEQSSTGCQRVVSLPELLHPVESISQIFIATFTSDVLWFHTCCEIPSHLPVTIACHNAERCWSSNSDARTAAPLPNYPHVTMVFPPFPEEIAFGKDRKNRGIACHHPKLFILQREDSIRVIITSANLVARQWDDVTNTVWWQNFPRRADPDILSLFGPCRRKTNIGFRSDFSAQLAGFAASLLIDVPSQAHWILEFTKYNFENSAGHLVASVPGIHSYKPSYLTESVCSNTIYSEEFVGSVEASVVGLSYLFRSANDSTGAQLKRLASYISRTRETSFGMLELVLRRNTNVPADANAVSVLVSNPDDDSRDDFVQLGFLPRNIAKWVSPLWDIGFFKFVGYVYRDEVLGAASCRSNQKVQLMLHVLQGVAISDVSKLIQPNHVVALSSLIASIQRCTGIWRLQEVLGRYKWPESQESDLVYSASSIGGSATAGFQADFSSAAGKKALQNFDSQESDPEWGCWSKKEEREAPSIKIAAAWGQTISKSSRNNQDQSHNAIKPVSKLRVCNYELGIVFVFPPPHEDIDSCDGSKINDIVLPFVLPAPKYGWSDKPATGLAMKEAFAEFRESSRSLCGETEVEEEVEEEEEEEEEAETEVGERVEFVGEEEKAYAEALWSQVESSSLSS; this is translated from the exons ATGAAACGGCGGCACTGTGAGAAAGTTTTGATTCGTATTCACAATATTGGTACACCATTGGTTTCTGGGTCTTCTGGTTTACCCGTAGAGTTAGTTCAGATTGAATCAGATCGGCCGTACACGATTGGTCGGAGGAGTAGTGGTGATGATAGGTTTTGCGATTTCGTCATTGATAATGGCGGTATTAGTAGAAAGCACTGTCAGATTATATTCGATAGCCAAAGTCGCAAACTTAACGTTTTTGACGGCGTGATTCTCTTGCCTTCGGGTGGTTTTAGTCAAGTTATTGATGAGTTTAGGAGAAGATTAGTTGGTTTTGAGGATTTGGAGGGTTTGAAGTTTAGGGCTTCTTTGAATGGTGTGTATGTTAATCGTGTTAGGGTTGGGAAAGCTAAAGTTCAGGAGATTTGTGTTGGTGATGAGgtattgtttgtttgtggtAAGGAAGGGTTGTGCAATAAGCATTGTCGAGTTGGGTTTGTGGTTCAGGGGATTGAGTTTGAAGGAAGGGATGCTTTGATTGTTGAAGATAGATGTGCAATGATTGGAGTGTCGGTTTCTTCAGGACATTCTCGAGGAACGTTTTCTAGTGGGAAGAGAAGCAAAAGGGTTTTTGCGCCCATGGAAAACGAGATTAATTCTCAGTTTTGTCCACCTAAAGCTGCTGTTAGCGTTGTTGGTAGGTTGAATTCTCTTGTAAGCTATTGTAGACATATATTAAGCAGTGATGATCCTGTATCTTGCCTTAGGCTATCTTTTATATCAGATTCTGTAAAGGAATGCTCATTCTGTTGTACATCCAAAATGTTAAGGTCAAATGTAGATGTTGTGGCAGATATTAGAGAAGTCAAGAGTGCCGAGACAAATCATGAGATGGGTCATGGTTTGTCCGGTTTAAGGGTGAGGGATGGACTGCTGAGCCCGCAATCACATCTAGGTAGTAGACTTGGTGTGTCAAACTTGATAAGCGAAGTAGAAAATTATGGTGCTGATTGTATTTTTGTCAGTGACAAGACTAAGACTAGGCTTGCGTTTGATGGAGATAAAGAAAACGCTCCCGAGACTAGTTGCACCGGGAAGGAGAAAAGTTTTCAAAGTTCTCTACAAGCACCTGGGAAGAACTTTTATCTAAACCGTCTTCAGTATATTGAACAAAGCTCAACTGGTTGTCAACGGGTGGTGTCCTTGCCTGAACTTCTTCACCCTGTGGAAAGCATTTCACAAATCTTTATTGCTACATTTACAAGTGATGTCTTATG GTTTCATACCTGTTGTGAGATACCTAGCCACTTGCCGGTGACTATTGCATGTCACAATGCTGAGAGATGTTGGAGTTCAAACTCTGATGCAAGAACTGCTGCTCCTTTGCCAAATTACCCTCATGTAACTATGGT GTTTCCACCATTTCCTGAGGAAATTGCATTTGGGAAAGACCGCAAGAACCGTGGCATTGCTTGTCATCACCCGAAGCTGTTTATTTTGCAAAGAGAAGATAGCATCCGTGTAATTATTACATCTGCAAACTTGGTAGCAAGACAG TGGGATGACGTGACCAACACAGTTTGGTGGCAAAATTTTCCACGAAGAGCTGACCCTGATATTTTATCCCTTTTCGGACCTTGTCGAAGAAAAACCAATATTGGTTTTAGGTCAGATTTTAGTGCTCAGCTGGCTGGATTTGCTGCATCACTTTTGATTGATGTTCCAAGTCAAGCCCATTGGATTCTCGAGTTCACGAAGTACAACTTTGAAAACTCAGCAGGTCACCTTGTGGCTTCAGTGCCTGGAATTCATTCTTATAAGCCATCTTATCTTACAGAATCTGTTTGCTCAAATACT ATTTACAGTGAAGAATTTGTGGGATCTGTTGAAGCATCTGTCGTAGGTCTCAGTTACCTTTTCCGCTCTGCCAATGATTCCACAGGAGCACAACTGAAACGACTGGCGTCATATATCTCCAGAACCCGGGAAACTTCTTTCGGAATGTTGGAACTTGTTTTGAGAAGAAATACGAATGTTCCTGCTGACGCGAATGCTGTGAGCGTCCTTGTTTCTAACCCTGATGATGATTCAAGAGACG ATTTTGTCCAACTAGGCTTTTTGCCACGGAATATCGCAAAATGGGTTTCTCCTTTGTGGGATATTGGGTTCTTTAAATTTGTGGGATATGTGTATCGGGATGAAGTCCTTGGAGCTGCTTCTTGTAGGAGCAACCAGAAGGTGCAACTAATGCTACATGTATTACAG GGAGTGGCCATTTCAGATGTGTCAAAGTTGATTCAACCTAATCACGTTGTTGCATTGTCCTCGTTGATCGCTTCAATTCAGAGGTGTACTGGCATTTGGAGGCTACAAGAG GTGTTAGGCCGTTACAAGTGGCCAGAATCTCAGGAATCTGATCTCGTCTACA GTGCATCCTCGATTGGAGGCTCAGCAACTGCAGGATTTCAAGCTGATTTTTCCTCAGCTGCGGGTAAAAAAGCGTTACAGAATTTTGACTCCCAAGAGTCTGATCCAGAg TGGGGATGCTGGAGTAAAAAGGAAGAACGGGAAGCTCCTTCCATTAAAAT TGCAGCTGCATGGGGACAGACCATTTCCAAATCCTCCAGAAACAACCAGGACCAGTCCCACAATGCCATCAAACCGGTCAGTAAACTTCGTGTATGCAACTACGAGCTCGGGATTGTATTCGTTTTCCCTCCACCTCATGAAGATATTGACTCATGCGACGGGTCTAAGATCAATGATATTGTGCTGCCGTTTGTTTTACCGGCTCCAAAATATGGATGGAGTGATAAACCGGCTACAGGTTTGGCAATGAAGGAAGCTTTTGCTGAGTTTAGGGAAAGCTCTAGAAGTTTGTGTGGAGAAACTGAAGTTGAggaggaagtggaagaagaagaagaagaggaagaagaagctgaaactGAAGTTGGAGAAAGAGTAGAGTTCGTTGGAGAAGAGGAGAAGGCTTACGCTGAGGCCTTGTGGAGCCAGGTTGAGTCATCCTCCCTCAGCTCCTGA
- the LOC104708354 gene encoding glutamate dehydrogenase 2 — protein sequence MNALAATNRNFRHASRILGLDSKIEKSLMIPFREIKVECTIPKDDGTLVSYIGFRVQHDNARGPMKGGIRYHPEVDPDEVNALAQLMTWKTAVADIPYGGAKGGIGCSPRDLSLSELERLTRVFTQKIHDLIGIHTDVPAPDMGTNAQTMAWILDEYSKFHGHSPAVVTGKPIDLGGSLGREAATGRGVVFATEALLAEYGKSIQGLTFVIQGFGNVGTWAAKLIHEKGGKVVAVSDITGAVRNPEGIDINALLKHKDATGSLVDFTGGDAMSSEELLIHECDVLIPCALGGVLNKENAGDVKAKFIVEAANHPTDPEADEILSKKGVIILPDIYANAGGVTVSYFEWVQNIQGFMWEEEKVNLELQKYMTRAFHNIKTMCHTHSCNLRMGAFTLGVNRVARATQLRGWEA from the exons ATGAATGCTTTAGCTGCAACGAACAGAAACTTCCGTCATGCATCAAGAATCCTGGGTTTGGATTCCAAGATCGAGAAGAGTCTTATGATCCCCTTTAGAGAGATCAAG GTGGAGTGTACGATACCTAAAGACGATGGAACTCTCGTTTCTTACATCGGATTCAGGGTTCAACATGACAATGCTCGTGGTCCCATGAAAGGTGGAATCAGATATCATCCTGAG gTTGATCCCGATGAAGTGAACGCATTGGCTcagctcatgacttggaaaacTGCTGTTGCTGACATCCCATACGGTGGAGCTAAAGGTGGGATCGGTTGTAGTCCTCGTGACTTGAGTTTGAGTGAGCTTGAGAGACTCACTCGTGTCTTTACCCAGAAGATCCATGATCTCATCGGTATTCACACCGATGTCCCTGCTCCTGACATGGGCACTAACGCTCAAACCATGGCTTGGATTCTTGATGAGTACTCCAAGTTTCATGGTCATTCCCCTGCTGTTGTCACTGGAAAGCCCATT GATCTTGGTGGTTCACTAGGTAGGGAAGCTGCCACAGGACGTGGTGTAGTCTTTGCCACCGAAGCTCTTCTTGCTGAGTACGGGAAATCGATTCAGGGCTTGACATTTGTTATTCAG GGTTTTGGGAATGTTGGAACATGGGCGGCGAAGCTGATCCACGAGAAAGGCGGTAAAGTGGTTGCAGTAAGCGACATTACTGGTGCAGTTAGGAACCCTGAAGGTATCGACATCAACGCTCTGCTGAAACACAAAGACGCTACTGGAAGTCTCGTTGATTTCACTGGTGGAGACGCTATGAGTTCAGAAGAACTGCTCATTCATGAGTGCGATGTTCTCATCCCTTGTGCTCTTGGTGGTGTCCTGAACAA GGAAAATGCTGGTGATGTGAAGGCAAAGTTTATAGTAGAGGCTGCAAACCATCCAACCGATCCAGAGGCTGATGAG ATTCTGTCGAAGAAAGGAGTGATTATACTTCCAGATATATACGCAAACGCAGGAGGAGTGACCGTGAGTTACTTTGAGTGGGTGCAGAACATTCAAGGTTTCATGTGGGAAGAGGAGAAAGTGAACTTGGAGCTGCAAAAGTACATGACTCGAGCGTTCCACAACATCAAGACAATGTGCCATACTCATTCCTGCAACCTCCGTATGGGAGCTTTCACTCTTGGAGTTAACCGAGTCGCTAGAGCCACCCAATTACGTGGTTGGGAAGCTTAA
- the LOC104708356 gene encoding probable pectinesterase 50 isoform X2, whose translation MGYMSMSVVAFLVFFASPVVLATDTDPIPENRAQIPQWFQNNVKPYSQRKGKLDPALDAAEASRLIITVNQKGGGNFKTINEAIKSIPTGNKNRVIIKLAPGVYNEKVTVDIARPFVTLLGQLGAETVLTYHGTAAKYGTVESATLIVWSDYFQAANLIIRNTAPMPKPGSQGQALAMRINGDKAAFYSCKFYGFQDTLCDDKGNHFFKDCYIEGTYDFIFGRGASLYLNTQLHAVGDGLRVITAQSRSSANEQNGYTFVHCKITGTGTGIYLGRSWMSHPKVIYAFTEMTSVVNPSGWRENFNRKYDKTVFYGEYKCFGPGSHVAKRVPYTQDIDQNEVRPFISLGYIKGSTWLLPAPKY comes from the exons atggGTTACATGTCAATGTCCGTGGTTGCATTCCTTGTCTTTTTTGCTTCGCCAGTGGTTCTAGCCACCGATACAGATCCTATTCCAGAAAACAGAGCCCAAATCCCACAATGGTTCCAGAACAACGTTAAACCCTATTCTCAGAGAAAGGGCAAGCTAGACCCCGCCCTCGATGCTGCTGAAGCATCACGACTTATTATCACC GTGAATCAAAAAGGAGGAGGAAACTTTAAGACAATAAACGAAGCAATCAAGAGCATTCCTACAGGAAACAAGAACCGTGTGATCATCAAGTTGGCTCCCGGTGTGTACAATGAGAAGGTCACGGTCGACATAGCTCGACCATTCGTTACGTTGCTTGGTCAACTTGGTGCGGAAACGGTCTTGACTTACCACGGGACAGCCGCTAAGTACGGAACCGTAGAGAGTGCAACTCTTATCGTCTGGTCTGATTATTTTCAGGCAGCTAACCTCATCATTAGA AACACAGCTCCAATGCCGAAACCAGGTTCACAAGGACAAGCTCTAGCTATGAGGATCAACGGAGATAAAGCAGCTTTCTACAGCTGTAAATTCTACGGTTTTCAAGATACTCTCTGCGACGACAAAGGCAACCATTTCTTCAAGGACTGTTACATCGAAGGAACCTATGATTTTATCTTCGGAAGAGGAGCTTCCTTGTACTTG AATACGCAATTGCACGCTGTTGGAGATGGGTTAAGAGTGATCACGGCACAGAGTAGATCAAGTGCGAACGAACAAAACGGATACACGTTCGTGCATTGCAAAATCACTGGAACAGGAACCGGAATTTATTTGGGCCGGTCTTGGATGAGCCACCCAAAA GTCATCTATGCTTTCACAGAGATGACCAGCGTGGTCAACCCATCTGGCTGGAGGGAGAACTTCAACCGTAAATACGACAA GACGGTCTTCTATGGGGAATACAAGTGTTTCGGACCAGGGTCACACGTAGCGAAGAGAGTGCCTTACACCCAAGATATTGACCAAAACGAAGTTAGGCCTTTCATCTCTCTTGGTTACATCAAGGGCTCCACATGGCTACTTCCTGCTCCCAAATACTGa
- the LOC104708355 gene encoding cyclin-U4-2-like — protein sequence MAHQIQKMYHDQEPMAEIIMPNVITAMASLLQRVSEMNDDLSRPFGEQQRISAFSALTKPSISIRSYMERIFKYANCSDSCYVVAYIYLDRFIQKQPFLPIDSYNVHRLIISSVLVSAKFMDDLCYNNAYYAKNGGITTEEMNLLELDFLFGVGFKLNVTCSTYYDYCSSLQRETVMRTVYSPDLEPSFLLTSFDKNRLMHLYDEDSQSIHRNSQVTTAVCYIRIS from the exons ATGGCTCATCAGATTCAGAAGATGTATCACGATCAAGAACCGATGGCTGAGATCATTATGCCAAATGTCATAACGGCTATGGCATCTCTCCTACAAAGGGTGTCTGAGATGAACGACGATCTGAGCCGTCCGTTCGGGGAACAACAGAGGATATCAGCTTTCTCTGCACTGACCAAACCTTCGATATCGATCAGAAGCTATATGGAAAGGATCTTTAAGTACGCAAATTGTAGCGACTCGTGTTACGTAGTCgcgtatatatatttggatcgGTTCATACAAAAGCAGCCTTTTTTGCCCATTGATTCCTATAATGTCCATAGGCTCATTATCTCCAGCGTCTTGGTCTCTGCCAAGTTCATGGATGACTT GTGTTACAATaatgcatattatgcaaaaaatGGAGGAATCACCACAGAGGAGATGAACTTATTAGAGCTGGACTTCTTATTTGGAGTCGGATTCAAATTGAATGTGACATGTTCTACTTACTACGACTATTGTTCTTCACTACAAAGAGAGACGGTTATGAGGACGGTGTACTCTCCGGATTTAGAACCTTCTTTCTTGCTTACAAGTTTTGATAAGAATCGTCTAATGCATTTATACGACGAAGATTCACAATCTATCCATCGTAATAGTCAAGTCACCACAGCTGTTTGCTACATTCGAATATCATAG
- the LOC104708358 gene encoding pectinesterase PPME1-like isoform X1: protein MGYTNVSILLGLLVVFVSPVVFADDVTPIPEAKPQVEQWFKANVGPLAQRKGLDPALVAAEAAPRIINVNPKGGEFTTLTAAIKSVPAGNTKRVIIKIAPGDYKEKVTIERNQPFITLMGQPTAMPVIIFDGTAAKYGTVDSASLIILSDYFMAVNIVVKNTAPAPDGKTKGAQALSMRISGNFAAFYNCKFYGFQDTICDDTGNHFFKDCYVEGTFDFIFGSGTSMYLGTQLHVVGDGIRVITAHAGKSAEEKSGYSFVHCKVTGVGEGIYLGRAWMSHPKVVYAYTEMTSVVNPAGWQENKTPAHDKTVFYGEYKCSGPGSISAKRVPFIQEIDPTEANRFLSLGYIQGSKWLLPPPAL from the exons atgggaTACACAAATGTGTCCATTTTATTAGGCCTGTTGGTGGTCTTTGTTTCACCGGTGGTGTTCGCAGATGATGTGACACCAATCCCAGAGGCCAAACCCCAAGTGGAGCAGTGGTTCAAGGCCAACGTTGGTCCATTGGCTCAACGTAAAGGCTTAGATCCAGCACTCGTCGCTGCTGAGGCTGCTCCACGTATCATCAAC GTGAATCCAAAGGGAGGTGAATTCACAACACTAACCGCCGCAATAAAGAGCGTTCCTGCAGGGAACACAAAGCGGGTGATCATAAAGATAGCTCCTGGTGACTACAAAGAGAAGGTCACTATCGAGAGGAACCAACCCTTCATCACATTGATGGGACAGCCCACTGCCATGCCCGTTATCATCTTCGACGGTACTGCCGCCAAGTATGGAACCGTCGATAGTGCCTCTCTCATTATCTTATCCGACTATTTCATGGCCGTCAACATTGTCGTTAAG AATACTGCCCCGGCGCCAGATGGTAAAACAAAGGGAGCACAAGCCTTATCTATGAGAATCTCAGGAAACTTTGCTGCTTTCTACAACTGCAAATTCTATGGTTTCCAAGACACAATCTGTGACGATACCGGAAACCATTTCTTCAAGGACTGCTACGTCGAAGGGACATTCGATTTCATCTTCGGAAGTGGTACCTCTATGTACTTG GGAACACAATTGCACGTGGTCGGAGATGGTATTAGAGTGATCACAGCACACGCAGGTAAGAGCGCAGAAGAGAAGAGCGGATACTCTTTCGTGCACTGCAAGGTGACTGGAGTCGGTGAAGGAATTTATTTGGGAAGAGCATGGATGAGCCACCCTAAGGTTGTCTATGCCTACACCGAGATGACCAGCGTCGTAAACCCAGCCGGATGGCAAGAAAACAAGACCCCCGCTCATGACAA GACCGTGTTCTACGGAGAGTACAAGTGTTCAGGACCAGGATCAATCTCAGCCAAGAGAGTTCCATTCATACAAGAGATTGACCCCACCGAAGCTAACCGGTTCCTTTCCCTCGGCTACATCCAAGGATCCAAGTGGCTTCTCCCACCACCCGCATTGTAA
- the LOC104708358 gene encoding pectinesterase PPME1-like isoform X2, with product MGYTNVSILLGLLVVFVSPVVFADDVTPIPEAKPQVEQWFKANVGPLAQRKGLDPALVAAEAAPRIINVNPKGGEFTTLTAAIKSVPAGNTKRVIIKIAPGDYKEKVTIERNQPFITLMGQPTAMPVIIFDGTAAKYGTVDSASLIILSDYFMAVNIVVKNTAPAPDGKTKGAQALSMRISGNFAAFYNCKFYGFQDTICDDTGNHFFKDCYVEGTFDFIFGSGTSMYLGTQLHVVGDGIRVITAHAGKSAEEKSGYSFVHCKVTGVGEGIYLGRAWMSHPKVVYAYTEMTSVVNPAGWQENKTPAHDKTVFYGEYKCSGPGSISAKRVPFIQEIDPTEANRFLSLGYIQGSKWLLPPPAL from the exons atgggaTACACAAATGTGTCCATTTTATTAGGCCTGTTG GTGGTCTTTGTTTCACCGGTGGTGTTCGCAGATGATGTGACACCAATCCCAGAGGCCAAACCCCAAGTGGAGCAGTGGTTCAAGGCCAACGTTGGTCCATTGGCTCAACGTAAAGGCTTAGATCCAGCACTCGTCGCTGCTGAGGCTGCTCCACGTATCATCAAC GTGAATCCAAAGGGAGGTGAATTCACAACACTAACCGCCGCAATAAAGAGCGTTCCTGCAGGGAACACAAAGCGGGTGATCATAAAGATAGCTCCTGGTGACTACAAAGAGAAGGTCACTATCGAGAGGAACCAACCCTTCATCACATTGATGGGACAGCCCACTGCCATGCCCGTTATCATCTTCGACGGTACTGCCGCCAAGTATGGAACCGTCGATAGTGCCTCTCTCATTATCTTATCCGACTATTTCATGGCCGTCAACATTGTCGTTAAG AATACTGCCCCGGCGCCAGATGGTAAAACAAAGGGAGCACAAGCCTTATCTATGAGAATCTCAGGAAACTTTGCTGCTTTCTACAACTGCAAATTCTATGGTTTCCAAGACACAATCTGTGACGATACCGGAAACCATTTCTTCAAGGACTGCTACGTCGAAGGGACATTCGATTTCATCTTCGGAAGTGGTACCTCTATGTACTTG GGAACACAATTGCACGTGGTCGGAGATGGTATTAGAGTGATCACAGCACACGCAGGTAAGAGCGCAGAAGAGAAGAGCGGATACTCTTTCGTGCACTGCAAGGTGACTGGAGTCGGTGAAGGAATTTATTTGGGAAGAGCATGGATGAGCCACCCTAAGGTTGTCTATGCCTACACCGAGATGACCAGCGTCGTAAACCCAGCCGGATGGCAAGAAAACAAGACCCCCGCTCATGACAA GACCGTGTTCTACGGAGAGTACAAGTGTTCAGGACCAGGATCAATCTCAGCCAAGAGAGTTCCATTCATACAAGAGATTGACCCCACCGAAGCTAACCGGTTCCTTTCCCTCGGCTACATCCAAGGATCCAAGTGGCTTCTCCCACCACCCGCATTGTAA